A single region of the Leptothrix cholodnii SP-6 genome encodes:
- a CDS encoding electron transfer flavoprotein subunit beta/FixA family protein — protein MHILVPVKRVVDYNVKVRVKSDGSALDIGGVKMSMNPFDEVAVEQAVRLREAGLATRVTVVACGAAICQDVLRTALAMGADAAVLLETETASPAGPALLDALTELVRRDGIGLVLCGKQAIDDDLGDTAPMLAALLDWPQAISVNRLEIDGASLRVSCDGDQGLELWSLPLPAVLGVDLRLCDPRSITLPNMMKAKKAVITRLPLAAPAEGGAERCSVLGFATPPDRPAGVRVPDVQGLIDHLRQLPALTPTA, from the coding sequence ATGCACATCCTCGTTCCCGTCAAACGTGTCGTCGACTACAACGTCAAGGTGCGGGTCAAGAGCGACGGCTCGGCGCTCGACATCGGCGGCGTCAAGATGTCGATGAATCCCTTCGATGAAGTCGCCGTCGAGCAGGCCGTGCGCCTGCGCGAAGCGGGCCTCGCGACCCGCGTCACGGTCGTGGCCTGCGGCGCGGCGATCTGTCAGGACGTGCTGCGCACCGCCCTGGCGATGGGCGCCGATGCGGCCGTGCTGCTGGAAACCGAAACCGCTTCGCCGGCCGGCCCGGCCCTGCTGGACGCCCTGACCGAGCTGGTCCGCCGCGACGGCATCGGCCTGGTGCTGTGCGGCAAGCAGGCGATCGACGACGACCTGGGCGACACCGCGCCGATGCTGGCTGCGTTGCTCGACTGGCCGCAGGCGATCTCGGTCAACCGCCTCGAGATCGACGGCGCCAGCTTGCGGGTGTCGTGCGACGGCGACCAGGGGCTGGAGCTGTGGTCGCTGCCCCTGCCGGCGGTGCTCGGCGTCGACCTGCGGCTGTGCGATCCGCGCTCGATCACGCTGCCCAACATGATGAAGGCGAAGAAGGCCGTCATCACCCGGCTGCCGCTCGCCGCGCCAGCCGAAGGCGGCGCCGAGCGCTGCAGCGTGCTGGGCTTTGCGACACCGCCCGACCGGCCGGCCGGCGTCCGGGTGCCCGATGTCCAGGGCCTGATCGACCACCTGCGGCAGTTGCCCGCACTGACCCCCACCGCTTGA
- a CDS encoding P-II family nitrogen regulator, which translates to MKLVTAIIKPFKLDEVRQALSDIGTQGITVTEVKGFGRQKGHTELYRGAEYVVDFLPKIRIEAAVEDSVLARVIEAIETSARTGKIGDGKIFVTTLEEVIRIRTGETGKEAL; encoded by the coding sequence ATGAAACTCGTCACCGCCATCATCAAACCCTTCAAGCTCGACGAGGTGCGCCAGGCCCTGTCCGACATCGGCACCCAGGGCATCACCGTCACCGAGGTCAAGGGCTTCGGCCGCCAGAAAGGCCACACCGAGCTCTATCGCGGGGCCGAATACGTGGTCGACTTCCTGCCGAAGATCCGGATCGAAGCCGCGGTCGAGGACAGCGTGCTGGCACGCGTCATCGAGGCGATCGAGACCTCCGCGCGCACCGGCAAGATCGGCGACGGCAAGATCTTCGTGACCACGCTCGAAGAAGTCATCCGCATCCGCACCGGCGAAACCGGCAAAGAGGCGCTCTGA
- a CDS encoding electron transfer flavoprotein-ubiquinone oxidoreductase, whose translation MESTLSAQALIEQFGPREAMEYDVVVVGAGPAGLATAIRLKQLAADKGREVSVCVLEKGSEPGAHILSGAVMDPIALAELFPDWKARGAPLNQPVTGDDLLILSETGARRTPDWLMPRNFHNHGCHVVRLGAVAKWLGEQAEALGVEIFPGFAAAEVLYNDDGSVKGVATGHLGLGKDGQPTDGFQLGMELHAKYTVFAEGARGHLGKQLIARFQLDAGRDPQSYSIGIKELWEIDPAKAQPGRVVHTAGWPIADDTFGGGFLYHLEDNKVTLGFVVGLDYQNPWMSPFEEMQRWKSHPAIRAHIEGGKRIGYGARAINNGSPQALPKTVFPGGALVGCDAGYMNAARIKGSHAAIKSGMLCAEAVFEALAAGRAHDELSAYPQAFEASWLHEELQQSRNFKLWFKKGPLMGQLMTGVEQWLMPKLGIASPPWTLHRDQADHTALKPAAQMPPISYPKPDGKLTFDRLSSVFVSSTNHEENQPAHLTLKDPGVPVAINLATYAGPESRYCPAGVYEFIQSDDGNGQMSERLQINAQNCVHCKTCDIKDPTQNIVWITPEGGGGPNYAGM comes from the coding sequence ATGGAAAGCACTTTGTCCGCTCAAGCGTTGATCGAACAGTTCGGCCCGCGCGAGGCGATGGAATACGACGTGGTGGTGGTGGGCGCCGGCCCGGCCGGCCTGGCCACCGCGATCCGCCTGAAACAGCTCGCCGCCGACAAGGGCCGCGAGGTCAGCGTCTGCGTGCTCGAGAAGGGTTCCGAGCCCGGCGCCCACATCCTCAGCGGTGCGGTGATGGATCCGATCGCGCTCGCCGAACTGTTCCCGGACTGGAAAGCGCGCGGCGCACCGCTGAACCAGCCGGTCACCGGTGACGACCTGCTGATCCTGAGCGAGACCGGCGCGCGCCGCACGCCCGACTGGCTGATGCCGCGCAACTTCCACAACCACGGCTGCCACGTGGTGCGCCTGGGCGCGGTCGCCAAGTGGCTGGGCGAGCAGGCCGAGGCGCTGGGCGTGGAGATCTTCCCCGGCTTTGCCGCCGCCGAGGTGCTCTACAACGACGACGGCAGCGTCAAGGGCGTGGCCACCGGCCACCTCGGCCTGGGCAAGGACGGCCAGCCGACCGACGGCTTCCAGCTCGGCATGGAACTGCACGCCAAGTACACCGTGTTCGCCGAAGGCGCGCGCGGCCACCTGGGCAAGCAGCTGATCGCGCGCTTCCAGCTCGATGCCGGCCGCGATCCGCAGAGCTACTCGATCGGCATCAAGGAACTGTGGGAGATCGATCCCGCCAAAGCCCAGCCCGGCCGCGTGGTGCACACCGCCGGCTGGCCGATCGCCGACGACACCTTCGGCGGCGGCTTTCTCTACCACCTCGAAGACAACAAGGTCACGCTCGGTTTCGTGGTCGGCCTGGACTACCAGAACCCGTGGATGTCGCCGTTCGAGGAGATGCAGCGCTGGAAATCGCACCCGGCCATCCGCGCCCACATCGAAGGCGGCAAGCGCATCGGCTACGGCGCGCGTGCCATCAACAACGGCAGCCCGCAGGCCTTGCCCAAGACGGTGTTCCCAGGTGGCGCGCTGGTGGGCTGCGACGCAGGCTACATGAACGCGGCGCGCATCAAGGGCAGCCACGCCGCGATCAAGAGCGGCATGCTGTGCGCCGAGGCCGTCTTCGAGGCGCTGGCCGCGGGCCGTGCCCATGACGAGCTGAGCGCGTATCCCCAAGCCTTCGAGGCCAGCTGGCTGCATGAAGAACTGCAGCAGAGCCGCAATTTCAAGCTCTGGTTCAAGAAGGGCCCGCTGATGGGCCAGCTGATGACCGGCGTCGAGCAGTGGCTGATGCCCAAGCTGGGCATCGCTTCGCCGCCGTGGACGCTGCACCGCGATCAGGCCGATCACACCGCCCTGAAGCCGGCCGCGCAGATGCCGCCGATCAGCTACCCCAAGCCCGATGGCAAGCTGACCTTCGACCGCCTGAGCAGCGTCTTCGTCTCCAGCACCAACCACGAAGAGAACCAGCCGGCGCACCTGACGCTGAAAGATCCGGGCGTGCCGGTGGCGATCAACCTCGCCACCTACGCGGGCCCCGAGAGCCGCTACTGCCCGGCCGGTGTCTACGAGTTCATCCAGAGCGACGACGGCAATGGACAGATGAGCGAGCGCCTGCAGATCAACGCCCAGAACTGCGTGCACTGCAAGACCTGCGACATCAAGGATCCGACACAGAACATCGTGTGGATCACGCCCGAGGGCGGCGGCGGGCCCAACTACGCGGGCATGTGA
- the hutG gene encoding N-formylglutamate deformylase, with the protein MNTETAIYSLSQGTLPLLISIPHLGTELPPEFEADMRDPAPLKQDTDWHLDHLYGFAASLGASILKAKVSRYVIDLNRPPSGESLYPGQTTTGLCPTETFRGEPLYGRDGWPDAAEQARRLSGYWQPYHDALRAELDRLKAAHGAVLLWDAHSIASVLPRLFDGKLPDLNFGTASGSSCTPAIIDSVVELARASSFSHVLNGRFKGGYITRHYGSPDDGIHAIQLEMGQDLYMREEPPFTYLEHKATTVQPLLQKMLLAALDSLARTTTA; encoded by the coding sequence ATGAACACCGAAACCGCCATCTACTCGCTCAGCCAGGGCACCCTGCCGCTGCTGATCTCGATCCCGCACCTGGGCACCGAACTGCCGCCCGAGTTCGAGGCCGACATGCGCGATCCCGCGCCGCTGAAGCAGGACACCGACTGGCACCTCGACCACCTGTACGGCTTTGCCGCCAGCCTGGGCGCGTCGATCCTGAAGGCCAAGGTGTCGCGCTACGTGATCGACCTGAACCGCCCGCCCAGCGGCGAGAGCCTCTATCCGGGCCAGACCACCACCGGCCTGTGCCCGACCGAAACCTTTCGCGGCGAGCCGCTCTACGGCCGCGACGGATGGCCCGACGCCGCCGAGCAGGCCCGCCGCCTGAGCGGCTACTGGCAGCCCTATCACGACGCCCTGCGCGCCGAGCTGGACCGCCTCAAGGCCGCGCACGGCGCCGTGCTGCTGTGGGACGCGCACTCGATCGCCAGCGTGCTGCCGCGCCTGTTCGACGGCAAGCTACCCGACCTGAACTTCGGCACCGCCAGCGGCAGCAGCTGCACGCCCGCCATCATCGACAGCGTCGTCGAACTGGCCCGCGCATCGAGCTTCAGCCACGTGCTCAACGGCCGCTTCAAGGGCGGCTACATCACGCGCCATTACGGCTCACCCGACGACGGCATCCACGCCATCCAGCTGGAGATGGGCCAGGACCTCTACATGCGCGAAGAGCCGCCGTTCACCTACCTGGAACACAAGGCCACCACGGTGCAGCCGCTGCTGCAGAAGATGCTGCTGGCGGCACTCGACAGCCTGGCTCGCACCACAACGGCTTGA
- a CDS encoding electron transfer flavoprotein subunit alpha/FixB family protein, with product MTTLVIAEHDSLQLDATTLRLLTAAQQLGDPVHMLVLGQGCTAVAEAAATLHGVSQVLLIDAAAFATPSAETLARQIEVLMPGYRTLVAAHQVLYRGALPRVAARLKAAFLTDILAIESRQRLTRPMYAGSVLARVSIDAEQALLTVRPSAFAPCAQDAQSPCPVRPVAPVAADTRTRLDRREALASDRPELSRARVVVAAGRGVGALAHMQLVEQLADHLGGAVGASRAAVDAGFAPNAIQVGQTGKTVAPDVYLAFGISGAIQHLAGIKDAGVIVAVNKDPDAPIFSVADIGLVGDLFEVLPALKAALPSLQVVA from the coding sequence ATGACCACGCTCGTCATTGCCGAACACGACTCCCTGCAGCTCGACGCCACCACGTTGCGCCTGCTCACCGCCGCGCAGCAGCTCGGTGATCCGGTGCACATGCTGGTGCTGGGCCAGGGCTGCACCGCCGTGGCCGAGGCGGCCGCCACGCTGCACGGTGTGTCGCAGGTGCTGCTGATCGACGCAGCCGCGTTTGCCACGCCATCGGCCGAAACCCTGGCGCGGCAGATCGAGGTGCTGATGCCCGGCTACCGCACCCTCGTGGCCGCGCACCAGGTGCTCTACCGCGGCGCCTTGCCGCGTGTGGCGGCGCGCCTCAAGGCGGCCTTCCTGACCGACATCCTGGCGATCGAATCCCGCCAGCGCCTGACCCGACCGATGTACGCCGGCAGCGTGCTGGCCCGCGTCTCGATCGACGCCGAACAGGCCTTGCTGACCGTGCGCCCGTCGGCCTTCGCGCCCTGCGCCCAGGACGCTCAAAGCCCTTGCCCGGTGCGGCCGGTGGCGCCCGTCGCCGCCGACACCCGCACCCGCCTGGATCGCCGTGAAGCACTGGCCAGCGATCGCCCCGAGCTCAGCCGCGCCCGCGTCGTGGTGGCGGCCGGGCGTGGCGTGGGCGCGCTGGCGCACATGCAGCTGGTCGAGCAGCTGGCCGATCACCTGGGCGGCGCGGTCGGTGCCTCGCGCGCGGCGGTCGATGCCGGCTTCGCGCCCAACGCGATCCAGGTCGGCCAGACCGGCAAGACCGTCGCGCCCGACGTCTACCTGGCATTCGGCATCTCGGGCGCGATCCAGCATTTGGCCGGCATCAAGGACGCGGGTGTCATCGTGGCCGTCAACAAGGACCCCGACGCGCCGATCTTCTCGGTCGCCGACATCGGCCTGGTGGGCGACCTGTTCGAGGTGTTGCCGGCACTGAAGGCGGCCTTGCCGTCCTTGCAGGTCGTGGCATGA
- a CDS encoding DUF1989 domain-containing protein — protein sequence MERYKVAGGGLTVIALAAGDQLEVIDPEGLQACELQVWDAQGREALAALGLRSSPGAVAIATMLQRDSASVRPVRTGLQRRGIDLAALPSACQLWPADGLAGQRQRCTATDDVLVVVAAPGPSGSVHAQDAPTPLALHVHRHATRILQAVPLPAPLGEVVDEFTIAPGTARSYTVSPGQYIQVIDVAGRQCSDFVAFNRRALERGIEQELDPTVTRTLSGRAYPGPGLHSRFFDRQMQPVLEVVQDTVGRHDTFGLACAARYYESMGYFGHANCSDNLSAALAAYGVQARPGWPAINFFYNTGVDAHDQLTMDEPWSRPGDHVLLRALDEMVCANTSCPDDIDPANGWMPTDIHIRIYAAQERFSMAIAHRATPDAEPVLTRESGFHPATSALTRQFTEYRGWWTPSRYDGHGAIEEYHACRERVAVMDLSALRKFEVIGPDAEALMQHCLTRDIKKLAVGQVVYSAMCYPHGGMLDDGTLLRLGPDNFRWICGEDYAGIWLREQAQKLGMKVWIKSASDHIHNIAVQGPRSRELLSQMVSSPGTQPTLDKLGWFRFLVGRLDDHNGCPIMVSRTGYTGELGYEVWCHPSDAPRVWARIWELGAPLGLTPLGLEALDTLRIEAGLVFAGYEFCDQTDPFEAGIGFCVPLKSKTDDFIGRDALIERAAHPQRKLVGLVLDGNETAAHGDGVYIGHAQVGVITSATRSPLTGQNIALCRISVTSAAPGTRVEVGKLDGHQKRLPASVGPAIFYDPDKSRVRA from the coding sequence TTGGAACGCTACAAGGTCGCCGGCGGCGGCCTCACGGTGATCGCGCTGGCCGCGGGCGATCAGCTGGAGGTGATCGATCCGGAAGGCCTGCAAGCCTGCGAACTGCAGGTCTGGGACGCCCAGGGCCGCGAGGCCCTGGCCGCACTCGGCCTGCGATCGAGCCCGGGCGCCGTTGCCATCGCCACGATGCTGCAGCGTGACAGCGCCTCGGTGCGCCCGGTGCGCACCGGGCTGCAGCGCCGCGGCATCGACTTGGCCGCGTTGCCATCGGCCTGCCAGCTCTGGCCGGCCGATGGCCTGGCCGGCCAGCGTCAGCGCTGCACCGCCACCGACGACGTGCTGGTGGTGGTCGCGGCACCGGGCCCGAGCGGCTCGGTGCACGCGCAAGACGCCCCCACCCCGTTGGCCCTGCACGTGCACCGCCACGCCACCCGCATCCTGCAGGCCGTACCCCTGCCCGCACCGCTGGGCGAGGTGGTCGACGAGTTCACCATCGCGCCCGGCACCGCGCGCAGCTACACCGTGTCGCCGGGCCAGTACATCCAGGTCATCGACGTGGCCGGGCGGCAGTGCTCGGACTTCGTCGCCTTCAACCGCCGGGCGCTGGAGCGCGGCATCGAGCAGGAGCTCGACCCGACCGTCACGCGCACGCTCAGCGGCCGCGCCTACCCGGGCCCCGGCCTGCACTCGCGTTTCTTCGACCGCCAGATGCAGCCGGTGCTCGAGGTGGTGCAAGACACCGTCGGCCGCCACGACACCTTCGGGCTGGCCTGCGCGGCGCGCTACTACGAGAGCATGGGCTACTTCGGCCATGCCAACTGCAGCGACAACCTGTCGGCCGCGCTGGCCGCGTATGGCGTGCAGGCGCGCCCGGGCTGGCCCGCGATCAACTTCTTCTACAACACCGGCGTCGACGCGCACGACCAGCTGACGATGGACGAACCCTGGTCGCGACCGGGCGACCACGTGCTGCTGCGCGCGCTCGACGAGATGGTCTGCGCCAACACCTCGTGTCCGGACGACATCGATCCGGCCAACGGCTGGATGCCCACCGACATCCACATCCGCATCTACGCCGCCCAGGAGCGTTTCAGCATGGCCATCGCGCACCGCGCCACCCCCGACGCCGAACCGGTGTTGACCCGCGAGAGCGGCTTCCACCCGGCCACCTCGGCGCTGACGCGCCAGTTCACCGAATACCGCGGCTGGTGGACACCGAGCCGCTACGACGGCCACGGCGCGATCGAGGAATACCACGCCTGCCGCGAGCGCGTGGCGGTGATGGACCTGTCGGCGCTGCGCAAGTTCGAGGTCATCGGCCCCGACGCCGAGGCGCTGATGCAGCACTGCCTGACACGCGACATCAAGAAGCTGGCGGTCGGCCAGGTGGTCTATTCGGCCATGTGCTATCCGCACGGCGGCATGCTCGACGACGGCACGCTGCTGCGCCTGGGCCCCGACAACTTCCGCTGGATCTGCGGCGAGGACTACGCCGGCATCTGGCTGCGCGAGCAGGCACAAAAACTCGGCATGAAGGTCTGGATCAAGTCGGCCAGCGACCACATCCACAACATCGCCGTACAGGGCCCGCGCTCGCGCGAACTACTGAGCCAGATGGTCAGCTCACCGGGCACGCAGCCCACGCTCGACAAGCTCGGCTGGTTCCGCTTCCTGGTCGGCCGGCTCGACGATCACAACGGCTGCCCGATCATGGTCTCGCGCACCGGCTACACCGGCGAGCTGGGCTACGAGGTCTGGTGCCACCCGAGCGACGCACCGCGCGTGTGGGCACGGATCTGGGAACTGGGTGCACCGCTCGGCCTGACACCGCTCGGGCTCGAAGCCCTCGACACGCTGCGCATCGAGGCGGGCCTGGTGTTCGCCGGCTACGAGTTCTGCGACCAGACCGATCCGTTCGAGGCCGGCATCGGCTTCTGCGTGCCGCTCAAGAGCAAGACCGACGACTTCATCGGCCGCGACGCGCTGATCGAACGCGCGGCTCACCCGCAGCGCAAGCTGGTCGGGCTGGTGCTCGACGGCAACGAGACCGCCGCGCATGGCGACGGCGTCTACATCGGCCACGCCCAGGTCGGCGTGATTACCAGCGCCACCCGCTCACCGCTGACGGGCCAGAACATCGCGCTGTGCCGCATCAGCGTGACCAGCGCGGCGCCGGGCACGCGGGTGGAAGTGGGCAAGCTCGACGGCCACCAGAAACGCCTGCCGGCCAGCGTGGGCCCGGCGATCTTCTACGACCCCGACAAGAGCCGCGTGCGCGCCTGA
- a CDS encoding ammonium transporter, which produces MKLFQALRWLAPAALSVSPTALWAEEATAAATAVAAVAAPVLSAGDTAFIFACCIAVWLMTIPGLALFYGGLARTKNVLSILMQVFTVSSLITVLWALYGYTLTFTDGGSAQSFIGGLDKLFMKGVGADALQGTIPELLYFFFMLLFAAITPTIIVGAFAERIKFSAVLVFMAIWFTINYVPMAHMGWGGGWVFKLGAQDFAGGNVVHVNVGIAALVGAWMVGARKGAGTGAMSPHNMTMTMTGGSMLWVGWLAFCGGCALAANGFAMLVVVNTMLAAAAGAMSWVLVEWLHRGRPSMLGAVSGAIAGLVAITPACGFVGPMGALAIGVIVSPICIWAVEKLKPMIGLDDSFDVFGVHGVGGIVGGILTTIFAMPSLGGLGFAEGRDFGSQMQVQLMVIGFSVVYSAISSWIAFKLTSIVCRGLRVDEDEEDEGLDLISHGEPGYKY; this is translated from the coding sequence TTGAAACTGTTCCAAGCCCTGCGCTGGCTCGCCCCAGCCGCCCTGTCCGTCAGCCCCACCGCCCTCTGGGCCGAAGAAGCGACGGCAGCCGCAACCGCAGTCGCAGCGGTGGCTGCACCCGTGCTCAGCGCCGGTGACACCGCCTTCATCTTCGCCTGCTGCATCGCCGTCTGGCTGATGACCATCCCCGGCCTGGCGCTGTTCTACGGCGGCCTGGCGCGCACCAAGAACGTGTTGTCGATCCTGATGCAGGTCTTCACCGTGTCCTCGCTGATCACGGTGCTGTGGGCGCTCTACGGCTACACGCTGACCTTCACCGACGGCGGCTCGGCGCAGTCGTTCATCGGCGGGCTCGACAAGCTGTTCATGAAGGGCGTGGGGGCGGATGCGCTGCAGGGCACGATCCCCGAGCTGCTCTACTTCTTCTTCATGCTGCTGTTCGCGGCCATCACGCCCACCATCATCGTGGGCGCGTTTGCCGAGCGCATCAAGTTCTCGGCCGTGCTGGTCTTCATGGCGATCTGGTTCACCATCAACTACGTGCCGATGGCGCACATGGGCTGGGGTGGCGGCTGGGTCTTCAAGCTCGGGGCGCAGGACTTTGCCGGCGGCAACGTGGTGCACGTCAACGTCGGCATCGCCGCGCTGGTGGGCGCCTGGATGGTGGGCGCGCGCAAGGGTGCGGGCACGGGCGCCATGTCGCCGCACAACATGACCATGACCATGACCGGCGGCTCGATGCTGTGGGTCGGCTGGCTGGCCTTCTGCGGCGGTTGCGCGCTGGCGGCCAACGGCTTCGCGATGCTGGTGGTGGTCAACACGATGCTCGCCGCCGCTGCGGGCGCGATGTCGTGGGTGCTGGTGGAGTGGCTGCACCGCGGCCGCCCGAGCATGCTCGGTGCCGTCTCGGGTGCGATCGCCGGCCTGGTGGCGATCACGCCGGCCTGCGGTTTTGTCGGCCCGATGGGCGCGCTGGCGATCGGCGTGATCGTCTCGCCGATCTGCATCTGGGCAGTCGAGAAGCTCAAGCCGATGATCGGCCTCGATGACTCGTTCGACGTCTTCGGCGTGCATGGCGTGGGCGGCATCGTCGGCGGCATCCTGACCACGATCTTCGCGATGCCGAGCCTGGGTGGCCTGGGCTTTGCCGAAGGCCGCGACTTCGGCTCGCAGATGCAGGTGCAGCTGATGGTGATCGGCTTCAGCGTCGTCTATTCGGCCATCAGCAGCTGGATCGCCTTCAAGCTGACGTCCATCGTCTGCCGCGGCCTGCGCGTCGATGAAGACGAAGAAGACGAAGGTCTGGACCTGATCTCGCACGGCGAGCCGGGCTACAAGTACTGA
- a CDS encoding LysR family transcriptional regulator gives MPPSAPGSRNTRNARRSRRLPDLHSLEAFVAVCDSGSMVMAAQLLGLSQSAISQSIKALETELELQLFDREVRPAVTTHAGRALRERATELLTQARAMVDQVRATARHEHTHIHLGCVDSFAATVGPRLIRAMSGSAQQILMWSGLTPMLIEQLRGRELDFAICTDAAIDDPRIVPRLLCSESWVAVFPRAHPVRSLQSARELAELPGSLPLIRYSQRSVIGQQVERFLRHVGVQAPRSYEFDATDPLLSLVASGLGWALSTPLCLWQSRQYLDDVTVLPLPPTRLGQRHFHLLSREDEWAGLDQRIARVTRDVIRQETGPAIRLRMPALPADALFCPDEETS, from the coding sequence ATGCCGCCATCCGCCCCTGGCTCCCGCAACACCCGCAACGCCCGCCGCTCGCGCCGGCTGCCCGACCTGCACTCGCTCGAAGCCTTCGTGGCGGTGTGCGACTCGGGTTCGATGGTGATGGCCGCCCAGTTGCTGGGCCTGAGCCAGAGCGCCATCAGCCAGTCGATCAAGGCGCTGGAGACCGAACTCGAACTGCAGCTGTTCGACCGCGAGGTGCGCCCCGCCGTCACCACCCACGCCGGCCGCGCGCTGCGCGAGCGCGCCACCGAGCTGCTGACCCAGGCGCGCGCGATGGTCGACCAGGTGCGCGCCACCGCGCGCCATGAACACACGCATATCCACCTCGGCTGCGTCGACTCGTTCGCGGCCACCGTGGGGCCGCGGCTGATCCGCGCGATGTCGGGCTCGGCGCAGCAGATCCTGATGTGGTCCGGGCTGACGCCGATGCTGATCGAGCAGCTGCGCGGGCGCGAGCTGGACTTCGCGATCTGCACCGACGCGGCCATCGACGACCCGCGCATCGTGCCGCGGCTGCTGTGCTCCGAATCGTGGGTGGCGGTGTTCCCGCGCGCGCACCCGGTGCGCTCGCTGCAGTCGGCGCGTGAGCTGGCGGAGCTGCCCGGCAGCCTGCCGCTGATCCGCTACAGCCAGCGTTCGGTGATCGGCCAGCAGGTCGAGCGCTTCCTGCGCCATGTGGGCGTGCAGGCGCCGCGCAGCTACGAGTTCGACGCCACCGACCCGCTGCTGAGCCTGGTCGCATCCGGCCTGGGCTGGGCGCTGAGCACGCCGCTGTGCCTGTGGCAGTCGCGCCAGTATCTGGACGACGTGACCGTGCTGCCGCTGCCGCCCACCCGGCTCGGCCAGCGCCATTTCCACCTGCTGTCGCGCGAGGACGAATGGGCCGGCCTCGACCAGCGCATCGCCCGCGTCACCCGCGACGTGATCCGCCAGGAGACCGGCCCCGCCATCCGCCTGCGCATGCCCGCGCTGCCCGCCGACGCTCTTTTCTGTCCCGACGAGGAGACCTCATGA
- a CDS encoding NAD(P)/FAD-dependent oxidoreductase, which yields MQSFDAIVIGAGVIGSSVAYHLARLGAQKVLVLDRLQIGSGTSTQSSGILRTHYSVIENVELAKRSWSVFNDFAGYLGDEEMSAGLVKCGYLICSPDGPKLAPLRAALEGQRSMGIEVQLIDAAAAREMLPIAHFDDAALIGYEPEAGFADAYLVATGFARAARRLGVKIMEGVNVERLLMDGGRVVGVETSQGTFLSPTVISTQNIWAGDIERWTGVPTPVKAERHAVLALEGPEAYSFKMPVFKDLGSPGMLYCRSYGGNQMLVSEGTVGETLAQPDNEQGDISMDYVVEVGAQVAERFPSFGEAGLASSWTGVYDVTPDWNPVLGRLPDVPGLIVGYGFSGHGFKLSPGVGRVLAQEALGLPTDVSLAPYAHERFRSGHLLSGKYGLGAVS from the coding sequence ATGCAAAGCTTTGACGCCATCGTGATCGGTGCCGGCGTGATCGGCAGCTCGGTCGCCTACCACCTCGCGCGTTTGGGCGCCCAGAAGGTGCTGGTGCTCGACCGGCTGCAGATCGGCTCGGGCACCAGCACCCAGTCGTCGGGCATCTTGCGCACCCACTACTCGGTGATCGAGAACGTCGAGCTGGCCAAGCGTTCGTGGTCGGTCTTCAACGACTTCGCCGGCTACCTGGGCGACGAGGAAATGTCGGCCGGGCTGGTCAAGTGCGGCTACCTGATCTGCTCGCCCGATGGCCCCAAGCTCGCGCCCCTGCGGGCGGCCCTGGAGGGCCAGCGCTCGATGGGCATCGAGGTGCAGCTGATCGACGCGGCCGCCGCGCGCGAGATGCTGCCGATCGCCCACTTCGACGACGCCGCGCTGATCGGCTACGAGCCCGAGGCGGGTTTTGCCGACGCCTACCTGGTGGCCACGGGTTTTGCGCGGGCGGCGCGCCGGCTGGGCGTCAAGATCATGGAGGGCGTCAACGTCGAGCGGCTGCTGATGGACGGCGGCCGGGTGGTCGGCGTGGAGACGAGCCAGGGCACGTTCTTGAGCCCCACCGTCATCAGCACCCAGAACATCTGGGCCGGTGACATCGAACGCTGGACCGGCGTGCCGACCCCGGTGAAGGCCGAGCGCCACGCCGTGCTGGCACTCGAAGGCCCCGAGGCCTACAGCTTCAAGATGCCGGTCTTCAAGGACCTGGGCTCGCCCGGCATGCTCTATTGCCGCAGCTACGGCGGTAACCAGATGCTGGTCAGCGAAGGCACGGTGGGCGAGACGCTGGCGCAGCCCGACAACGAGCAGGGCGACATCTCGATGGACTACGTGGTCGAGGTCGGCGCCCAGGTGGCCGAGCGTTTCCCGTCGTTCGGCGAGGCGGGGCTGGCTTCGTCGTGGACCGGCGTCTACGACGTCACGCCCGACTGGAACCCGGTGCTCGGCCGCCTGCCCGACGTGCCGGGGCTGATCGTCGGCTACGGCTTCTCCGGCCACGGCTTCAAGCTCTCGCCCGGTGTCGGCCGCGTGCTGGCGCAGGAGGCGCTGGGCCTGCCGACCGACGTGTCGCTCGCGCCCTACGCACACGAGCGTTTCCGCAGCGGCCACTTGCTGAGCGGCAAGTACGGCCTGGGCGCGGTCTCCTGA